The sequence below is a genomic window from bacterium 336/3.
ATATAAATTGATGTTGATTTTTTCTATTATTTCAGTGTTGTTAGGTTGGGGAGCAAGTAGCTTATTTATATTGCCTCGTTATTTTTCTGCTATGATTATCTCTTCAAGGTCACTTTCTGGCTCTGAAATCAGTGGGCATATTCTAACACTTGATGATTTGGTAAAAGAGAATAATAAAAATGAGTTTAAAAAATTAACAGGTATCCCTCCTGAAACATTTAAAACCATCACAACCATCAAAGCCATTCCCAATAGAGATTACCAAAAAAATGTAGAAAAAGATATTCGTAGAGATTCAACAATGGCTATTAGTGTAGAAATAACAGATAATACTCAGTGGGAAACGCTTCAAAATGGTATAGTGAATTATTTGGAAAATGTTCCTTATGTACAAAAAAGAACAAAAATTTATAAAGAAGGACAAGAAAGCCTTTTGTTACAAATTCAAAAAGAAATTAGAAGTATTGATAGTTTGAAAAAAATTATAGAGGCAAGTCCTAGTTCTAAAAATACAATTATATTGAGTAACTCAGGAAGTATTTATACTGAGGCTCTTAAACTCTATGAATTAGAGAGAAAAGTCAAAGAAAATATTGCACTTGGTAATGATATTCATGTTATCAAAGATTTTGCAAATCTCCAAAAACCTAAAAAATCATCATTAAAAGAAACTATTATGCTTTTTGGTGGTATAGGTTTTATTTTAGGGTTTCTAATAGCTCTTATGATAGAATTGAATAAAATTGTCAGAAAGCGAGAAAATAGTTTATGAAATACTATTTAGTTGTAGGAGAACGTTCTGGCGATTTGCACGCATCTAATCTTATGAAAGAAATTAAGAAATTAGATGCTCAAGCTGAATACAGATTTTATGGAGGAGAGCAAATGCAATCAGTAGGAGGAACATTAGTACGCCATTATCAAGAAATGGCTATTATGGGTTTTATAGAGGTGCTTCTCAACATCAGAAAAATAGCTCGTTTCTTAAAAGAATGTAAACAAGATATACTCCAATACAAACCTGATGTGGTAATTTTGGTAGATTATGCAGGTTTTAATATGCGTATTGCAAAATTCTGTAAAGCCAATCAAATCAAGAGCTATTATTATATCTCTCCTAAAGTTTGGGCATGGAATACTAAAAGAGCTTTGAAAATCAAACAGAATGTTGATAAAATGTTTGTCATTTTTCCATTTGAGAAAGACTTTTTCAAGCAATTTGATTATGAAGTAGATTTTGTAGGGAATCCTTTGTTAGATGCTATTCGAGCTTTTAGCCCTAATGCTCAATTTTTTGAAAACAATAAACTCGATAAAAATAAACCTATTATAGCTCTTTTACCAGGGAGTAGGAAAGGAGAAGTTTCTC
It includes:
- a CDS encoding lipid-A-disaccharide synthase, giving the protein MKYYLVVGERSGDLHASNLMKEIKKLDAQAEYRFYGGEQMQSVGGTLVRHYQEMAIMGFIEVLLNIRKIARFLKECKQDILQYKPDVVILVDYAGFNMRIAKFCKANQIKSYYYISPKVWAWNTKRALKIKQNVDKMFVIFPFEKDFFKQFDYEVDFVGNPLLDAIRAFSPNAQFFENNKLDKNKPIIALLPGSRKGEVSLILPMMLSVYEDFKEYQWVVAGVKNLPESFYTDCKKLNISIIYDQTYDLLSHAHAAVVTSGTATLETALFNVPQVVCYKGSWISYQIAKRLIKVPYISLVNLVLNKQTVVELIQDQLNTKNLTKELEKTLGGETRKNILEDYQTLQKMMGTAGASEITAKLMYQYLTN